The Rhodocytophaga rosea genome has a segment encoding these proteins:
- a CDS encoding aldehyde dehydrogenase (NADP(+)) has protein sequence MTLSGKQYIGNTLSEQGSQTFAGINPATGQKLETEFFEATPQEVGQAVELANHSLSIYRKKTPQEKAAFLERIADEILALGDALIKRCMAETALPEARLLGERGRTTGQLKLFAQVVREGSWIDARIDTALPDRQPLPRPDIRQMHIPLGVVGIFGASNFPFAFSVAGGDTASALAAGCPVVVKGHPAHPGTSEMVASAIRKAAQETGMPEGVFSMVQGTSHEVGMAIVTHPLIKAVGFTGSFRGGKALFDAAAKREEPIPVYAEMGSTNPVFILPGALQERGEKIADGLSKSVTMGVGQFCTNPGLVITQTSELTQQFLKQTASHLQQTPAATMLTPGIQQAFHKGIQHLKSISDVQVLAETEVVSGSNQAAAVLLQSSSKVLTDNPALAEEVFGPSTVAITCDSKEEMLEIARNLKGHLTATIHGTQNDLEENRELIEILTTKVGRLLINGYPTGVEVGYAMVHGGPYPATTDARSTSVGTAAIKRFARPVCYQDFPDSLLPEALQNQNPQGIWRLLNGEWTKNEI, from the coding sequence ATGACATTAAGCGGAAAACAATATATTGGCAACACACTTTCCGAACAGGGAAGCCAGACATTTGCAGGCATCAATCCGGCAACCGGACAGAAACTGGAAACGGAATTTTTTGAAGCCACTCCTCAGGAAGTAGGACAAGCGGTAGAACTGGCAAACCATTCTTTATCCATTTACCGGAAAAAAACACCACAGGAAAAAGCTGCTTTTCTGGAACGGATCGCCGATGAAATATTGGCCTTGGGAGATGCTTTGATCAAACGGTGTATGGCAGAAACCGCTTTGCCGGAAGCCAGATTATTAGGTGAAAGAGGACGAACAACTGGTCAGTTAAAATTATTTGCGCAGGTGGTGAGAGAAGGTTCCTGGATAGATGCCCGTATAGATACCGCCTTGCCAGACAGACAGCCATTACCCCGCCCAGATATACGGCAGATGCATATTCCTTTAGGGGTTGTTGGTATTTTTGGTGCCAGTAACTTTCCGTTTGCATTTTCTGTGGCGGGTGGCGACACTGCTTCGGCACTGGCCGCTGGTTGTCCGGTAGTTGTAAAAGGACATCCAGCTCATCCCGGAACTTCAGAAATGGTAGCTTCAGCTATCCGTAAAGCTGCCCAGGAAACCGGAATGCCTGAAGGCGTATTTTCTATGGTTCAGGGTACTTCTCACGAGGTTGGAATGGCCATTGTAACCCATCCGTTAATAAAAGCAGTTGGATTTACCGGTTCGTTCAGAGGTGGAAAAGCTTTATTCGACGCCGCTGCCAAACGGGAAGAACCTATACCAGTGTATGCTGAAATGGGCAGTACGAATCCTGTATTTATTTTGCCGGGTGCTTTGCAGGAAAGAGGGGAGAAGATCGCTGATGGTTTGTCAAAATCAGTTACCATGGGGGTAGGGCAGTTTTGTACTAATCCTGGTCTAGTTATCACACAAACATCTGAACTAACACAGCAGTTTCTAAAGCAGACAGCTTCACATTTACAGCAGACGCCAGCAGCTACTATGCTCACGCCTGGCATACAGCAAGCATTCCATAAAGGAATACAGCATTTAAAATCCATTTCCGATGTACAAGTATTAGCTGAAACAGAAGTTGTCTCAGGATCAAACCAGGCAGCGGCGGTATTATTACAATCCAGTTCTAAAGTATTAACGGACAATCCGGCACTGGCAGAGGAAGTATTTGGGCCCTCTACGGTTGCTATTACCTGCGATTCTAAGGAGGAAATGCTGGAGATTGCCCGTAATTTGAAAGGGCATTTAACAGCTACCATTCATGGAACACAAAATGATCTGGAGGAAAATCGTGAGCTGATTGAGATTTTAACAACTAAGGTAGGCCGCTTATTAATAAATGGATATCCGACAGGCGTAGAGGTGGGATATGCAATGGTACATGGTGGTCCTTATCCGGCTACTACAGATGCCAGAAGTACCTCTGTTGGTACAGCAGCCATTAAGCGTTTTGCCCGTCCGGTTTGTTATCAGGATTTTCCGGATTCCTTATTACCGGAAGCCTTACAAAACCAGAACCCTCAGGGAATATGGCGGCTACTCAATGGAGAATGGACCAAGAATGAAATTTAA
- a CDS encoding NADAR family protein: MKYDINWLLTKHITNDNEKLKYIFFWGHQPKKDGRISESCFSQWWPAPFIVDNITYKTAEHYMMAEKARLFGNEQLVTQIIDSQSPAEAKKLGRMISNFDEASWNSNKYQIVCEANYYKFSQHPDLKTFLLNTGNRILVEASPVDTIWGIGMAKTDENIYNPVCWKGENLLGFALMEVRDRFQ; encoded by the coding sequence ATGAAATATGATATTAACTGGCTTCTCACAAAGCATATTACTAATGATAATGAAAAATTAAAATATATCTTCTTCTGGGGACATCAGCCTAAGAAAGATGGCAGAATCAGTGAAAGCTGTTTCAGCCAGTGGTGGCCTGCTCCTTTTATAGTAGATAATATCACTTACAAAACTGCCGAACACTACATGATGGCCGAAAAAGCCAGGCTTTTTGGGAATGAACAGCTGGTAACTCAAATTATAGACAGCCAGTCTCCGGCTGAAGCAAAAAAATTAGGGAGAATGATATCTAACTTTGATGAAGCCAGTTGGAATTCAAATAAATACCAGATTGTATGTGAGGCAAATTATTATAAGTTTTCCCAGCATCCGGACCTAAAAACATTTCTCCTCAATACCGGCAACAGAATATTAGTAGAAGCCAGCCCAGTAGATACTATCTGGGGGATTGGTATGGCTAAAACAGATGAAAATATCTATAATCCTGTCTGCTGGAAAGGAGAAAATCTCCTAGGCTTTGCTTTAATGGAAGTACGTGACAGATTCCAATAA
- a CDS encoding TIGR00266 family protein: MRSHEIDYKIIGDDIQIVEIELDPNETVIAEAGVMLYMEQGIEFETKMGDGSRPTQGFLGKLMQAGSRLITGESLFMTHFTNRSYTRSKVAFAAPYPGTVIPVNLAEAQGNQLIVQRDAFLCAALGTNISMHFNRNIGSGLFGGEGFILQKLQGDGLAFIHAGGTVIEKRLNNDTIRVDTGCVVAFETSISFDVQRAGGLRSMVFGGEGLFLATLQGTGRVLIQSMPVSKLVQALAPYGKNSAKEGGSLLGGLLND, translated from the coding sequence ATGAGATCTCACGAAATAGATTACAAGATTATAGGTGATGACATCCAGATTGTAGAAATAGAACTGGACCCGAATGAAACAGTAATTGCAGAAGCTGGTGTAATGCTTTATATGGAACAAGGCATTGAGTTTGAAACTAAAATGGGCGATGGCTCCAGGCCAACTCAGGGGTTTCTGGGTAAACTGATGCAGGCAGGTTCCAGATTGATTACTGGCGAATCTCTCTTCATGACTCATTTTACCAACCGCAGTTATACCCGAAGCAAAGTAGCTTTTGCTGCACCTTATCCTGGTACAGTAATACCAGTGAACCTGGCGGAGGCACAGGGAAATCAGCTGATTGTACAGCGAGATGCATTTTTATGTGCGGCATTAGGTACTAACATCTCTATGCATTTTAACCGCAATATAGGTTCAGGTTTATTTGGAGGTGAAGGATTTATTCTACAAAAACTACAAGGGGATGGACTTGCCTTTATTCATGCCGGTGGTACAGTAATAGAAAAGCGGTTAAACAATGACACCATACGTGTAGATACTGGTTGTGTAGTAGCTTTTGAAACAAGTATTTCATTTGATGTGCAACGTGCTGGAGGGCTACGTTCTATGGTATTTGGAGGAGAAGGGCTATTTTTAGCTACCTTACAAGGAACCGGCAGGGTATTGATACAATCTATGCCAGTCTCTAAACTGGTACAGGCTTTAGCTCCATATGGTAAAAATTCCGCGAAAGAAGGAGGTTCTTTATTGGGTGGATTGCTGAATGATTAG